ctaatctttccgaatctaacaTTCTTAATTTAGTCTAATGAATTCTTCTGTTCTTACTACCTCTGCGTGCAGCCGCAAGTGATCGCTGTGGTGCTCAAGGTTCATATGCATTGCGAGGCCTGCGCACAAGAGATCAAGAAGAGAATACTAAAGATGAAAGGTTCCCTCCTCTGCTTCTCTTCCGTTTCGAGTGCTTTCTGTTTTGCTGATATCATTACAGACCAAGATGAATATTCTGATACCCTGTTTCAAACCTTTGTATCTCCATCAAAAGTCAATTCGATTCTCAGTAAAAGAGAGCAAACAAGTCTACTTGTCGCTTTTCTTTCTTGACATAGAACATTAATCTTCTGGTCAGGGTGTTTAACTTGGAGATTGCTGTCAAAGATCCGTCCCTTGTAGCTGATTTCGACTAAAGATTCGATCTTTCTTCTTTCCTTGCCCGTTTTGTTCGGTGGCGAATCGAACAGGGGTGCAGGCGGCGGAACCGGATCTGAAGGCGTCCCAAGTGACGGTGAAGGGCGTCTTCGACCCGCAGAAGCTGGGGGAGTACGTGTACAAGAGGACCGGGAAGCAGGCGGTGGTGGCGAAGCAGGAGCCGGCGGAGAAGAAGGCGGAGGACGACAAGGGCGGCGGTGGAGACGCGGCCAAAGACGAGAAGAAAGCGGACGAGGCCGGCGGGGGCAATGCCGAGggcgagaagaaggaagagaaggacgGCGGCGGTGGCCAAGGAGGAGGAGACGAGAAGGACAAGAAGGAAGGCGGCGGAGCGGCGGAGGACGGGGCGGCACCGGCGACCAAGGTGGTGGAGCTGGTGCGAAACGAGTTCTACCAGTACTACCCGAGATATCCCGGGGTGGGATACGTGGGATACGCGTATCCCCCACAGATCTTCAGCGATGAGAACCCCAACGCTTGCGCTGTGATGTAAgacaagaagaagagagagatcaCTCAGTGTGTAATGATGCCATATTAATCTCGTGTTGGAaatatatcttcttcttcttcttcttcttcttttgttcttagGCGCTATGGTTTTCTCATTTTAGTTTCTCTTTCTTGCTCTATTTTCTGCTAGTATGGGTAAAATTCCATCTGGAAATATGTAGTTGTTCCATGCTAATGTATAAATAGCTTTCCCTTTTGCCTGCCTTGTGAAACATCATTTCGTTGCTCGCCCATTTTCTCATTGACGGGGAATTCCGTGTCTCTTCATTTATTGTCAAAactatgaaaagaagaagaaaacattgtTATATAATCACCAAGGTGCAGAGAGTCAATTCAGCTCGTAGACACACAATAAGATCAGGTGGTAAAGGCGACGCATCTGACATCACCTGCTCGTCTCAAACACTTTTCGTCTCTCCTCATAACTTGGCCCATCTCTCTTTTAAGTCCATGATCTTTCTGCCTGCTTATTTGACCCTTTCCACTTATCCTCTACATTTGCATTTACTCAAAAGCTTCTCAAGACGGACTATATGGTTACTTGTGATGTATGATTTACATGAAGTACATGACGAATTTGCAGACAACATTGCAAACTGTCAGCAAATGTGCCAAAACGATGAAACTTCTGTAAATTACTCCCTCTCGGTTTGTGTGAATGCATATACTACATAAACTGTGGCAGTATAATGATCCGCATAGTGCACCCCAAAAGAAACAATTCCGTAAAGGGCATGCAACTTCTCAGATATAGAGAATGTGGTATGAAACGCCGCCTTCTTTGTTCTTATCATACATGGCATTCGTTTACCTGATGACATGGGGAGTATCTGCAGCCATTCCAAggcggagcagcagcagcagcagcggtgcCGGCCCACCACCACCCCTTTTCCTTCTTGAGGTGCGTGCTGGTGGTGTTGCTTTTTCGCCTTGGCGAGTTTCTAAGTAGGCCACGGGAGCCTCGAGTGGTGGCGGGGGGCGGGGGTGGCCGTCTCGGCGACTGCAAACGCCACCGCCAGCAGCACCGTCTCCCCGCCCTTGTTCGCAGCACTTGGAGCCTCGATGTATGCAGAGTCCGAATCACGAGGCATAAGCTCCGCGGCGGATCTCGGCTCGCATCCCCCTACGTGACCCTTCGCCAAGACCGCCCGACGCCGGTCTCAACACGTTGACAAGGAGAAGATACTGGTGGGTCCCACAAGAGTGTATATACACACGTATATATACGTACGTATGCACAAAAGTTGAGGTCCCACAAAAGGAATAGCGATCAGCGTAAATGCGACGGTCGGGTCCCACTGACATCCAGTCGATCGGACGGCGGACAGAAGCCCAGATTCCCCGTTCGTCACGGGGCGGGAGTTGGGTGTCACGTGGGAGGTGTACCCTCGCGTCAGATACGTCCATCCTCGCTGACTCGGACGGGCCCCATCGGCTCCTCCTGCGAACAATTATTCCTCCATCATGTCCGTAGATTTTGGTCAGCCGAGTGGGCCCCCGACGTTGGTTTTTTTTGGATATATTTACGAAAAGGCTAGCGTTCCTCGCAAACCCTGTTGGGGACAGAAGAATTGGAtagccgcagcagcagcagcagcagggggAAAGCGTTGTACTCGCACAGCGATATTGAATCCAATCATGTTGACATTTGTGATCTGTGGTGTTACCTCTTGATTCCAGGAACGTCCAAGTGATCACCATGTGTCAAGAACAGAGCCATTCTCAACATCCATCAAGAGAAACAAGACGGTGAGGATCTCAAACTTGGTGTTTCAAGTGACTTCAATTGGAACTCGCATGAGATTTTGGCCTTAAAACCAATGGAAGCTGCCTGGTTCAGAAATATTCTGCAGAAAAGGCATCCACTGGTTCAGATAGCTCTTGCAGACTGAAGCTTATGAAGACTGAACTCATATGGCAATGAAGCAAAGGTGGTATTCTGCAGCACTAATGAATGTATAACTCCAGTTTGCTGTGAAAATGCTGTGTTCTTCTTCTCCGATGGGAATTTTGGTACTATTTATTTTCTGAAACACAGTAATAATGTCTTGTTTGACTGTTCAGAACTGGCTGCCAATCCAAACAAAATCATTTCTTTTTGGTCTGAAGTTGGTGATGCATATTAAGGATAAAATTGCAGATGAACAGAATCTAAAGGGGAAACTCCCTCTGAGATACTTCAAGTGAAACATGCAGTTGCTATACCATTCACCATATCTTCAACTTGGGAGAGAAGGAAAGGAGAAGCCAAAAAAACAAATACAGAAATATATGGGTGAGAATGAAACTCTCACTCAGTATCACTAATCTCTCACTCATTCAATACTTAATAGCACTCTTATGAAGTGAATGATCTGTACGCGGTCCAAATATTGGGCTGAGCCTAAAAGAATCCGGCCCAGTCTATCTTAAAGCTTTGGAGTTCGAACCTAGCAAGTTCATACGACATCAAATTTATCATGAATGGACGTAACATTTGGGAAAAAAAACATTGTTGTCGTgcattataaagctcaattaacTAATCGGGAAAGGGCATCTAAATGAAGTCAATGCTTTACTAGTAATTACCGGTGAACTAATTTAGTATGTCAACTGGTTCTAaattcaatatgatatatttaatttaacatttaaaATGTATTTTGATCAATGGTTGTAACAAAATATTAAGCATAaattatcagaaaaaaaaaactttcaattttgtaatttttcagataatgtctcaattttaaaaattttacttataattttatcttttaaaaaataatcattgaCCACCATTCTCTGTCTTATCAATAACCCCCTCTAAACAGTTGTTAATTACTCATAATGCAGGAGTGGTCATGCACAATGATGAACAATTGAAAAGATCTCACCCTCATTGGACCTAACAACTACCTCTCATCAACTGGTTGTCTATGTCCCTATGTATAAGTTGGTTTTACTAGTCACTCTCACTTCATCCAAAATAGATGCCCATCGCTTACAACGCCTTTGGCCATCTCTGCACACAAGTTTGTTAACGCTCGTGATAAGTGATTGAATGCCTAGGGTTGACATAGATACTTATGATATCCCTAGGGCCTAATGATAATGATGAAGTTGATGTAGGAAGAATGAGATGATGGTGCAAGGTGTAAAACGACGACGgaggtagagataaaattaccaaGGGTGCCTATAgaaattttttaattatgatattattCGAAGAATTCTcagttaaatttttttaataaaatttcaccCAAACATTAATTTAGAAAAGGGCTAAAAGATTAGTTACCTCATTTTGATATCTACTGTTAGTATAAAAGATATTTTCTTGATGAACACGTGTCACCATCATATCCAACACACGGGGTACGTTGTGCCAACGGCCCGCAGCGGATCTGCTGTGTGAGCGATGCTTCTCGAAGCTTCCCTGCACGTGGGAAACGCGTCACACCGGTGGGTTCCGTGAGGTGTGGCCGACGGCTATTAAGCGAGGCATCGCCATCGTCCATCCGCCGACGTCAGGGTAAGTGACGGCCGAACAACCACCCAACACGGTCTGCTCTCACATCCCCACGAGCTCTCGTGCCGTCTACCACACGGCACGAATCTCCAGGCTCATCTTATCGCTCCTTTCTGAGAACGCCACACCAAACCGCAAACACGAAATTGTGGCAAATAAGCATCTCAAACGTGGCATGTATAAAACGTGGAGAATTTGCCGTCCGTGTAAAGAGACGTTCGACTTTGTGCCCAATCAGCGTATCGTAAGCCGGCTTCACATGAAATGGTTCCTCGTTGCCACCGCAAGCCAAAACTTCCCCTGCCCTTCCCCAGTCAAAGTCAAATCAGCCCCAAGTGGTGACCAAACACGTCGCTTGGATGGGCTTTTTGTCTTGAAACAGGAACTTGTGATCCAAACTTCAGCCTATGGCCCTCATCCCCCGTTCTGTGGGACCCACTCATTTCAACGAATGGCAGGTGCTTTGTCGCGAAGTAAGAGAGTTTCCTGCTTTACGGACGTCAGCTGCAAAGAACTAAACACCGCGTGCCGAAAAGACCTAATCGAATGAATCGAGCAGATCGCCTCAGCCCCTAACGGTTACCTCACGCCTTATCCTGTCCCGACGGCGCATTTTACCTCATCCAAACCACTGTACCCTATAACCTTCCTCCACGCGTCCGTTCACTCCCAACAACGGTAATCTGTCCCCGACCTACCTAcctccccccttctctctctctcctctctctaaacgctaaggagagagaaaaaagggacagaaaaaagaagaggaaagcgAGATCGGAACCCGAAATGGGAAAGCTCCTCTCCAACTCCGCCGCCGTCGCCGAAACCCTAAACCCATCGCCGTCCCTCCTCCAGTGGCCGGACCCGGACCCGATCCATACACCAGAGGCCGCCGATCCGGCGACAGCTGCCTTCGCGTGGGCCGCCGTCTCCGGGCTGGACGAGCAGCAGCGACGGCGGCTCGAGAAGATCCACGCGCGGGGGGTCTTCTGGAAGAACCCGCGCGATGCGGAGGCCCCCGGTGTGGCGTTCCGGCTGGAGCACGGCGGTGACGTGGAGGCGGACGGAAACTGCCTGTTCACGGCGGCGCGGAGGGCGATGGGGCCCAAGACGGCCGGGGCGCGTGAGCTGCGGCAGCGAGCGGTGCGGCGGTTCTTGGAGGACTATGGATCGGCGGACGGTGCGGCGAGGGAGGCGGCAGACGTGGCTATCCGGCACTTGTACTCGCCGGATCTGAAGGCTGGGTGGGGCATTCACGTCGTGCAGGAGGTGAAGCTCCTAGCGAAGAAGGCGGATCGCGAGGGCTTGGATGCCTCCATTCAGGAGCTCGTAGATCTAGGACTCCAAAGGTATAGCATCATCgccttttccttttttatttaactAATTTTCTTTACTAAACGTTCTTTATCTTTCGACGCTTAGATCTATTTGTACGTTCTTAATTCTATttattgtttctttcttttctttggaaaATTTTCTCGTATTGTTTTGCAGTTTATGCTTGTTATCGTTTGTCTCCAATTTCATACTTGTGGAAATTCTACAATATATATAATCTGTGGCATTTCTTAATACTGTGGATCGACTTTGTTGCATACTCATTTGCTATTTGGAAGGTATCAGAAAAGGCAAGGGTAATACATTGCCAGAGAGCGCTGATTTTTTTCAGGATCATACAAGATTATGTTCTGATATGTCTGTCAGCTGCATTCTTGACGAAGAGGTTTAAAAAGtttttatctacttattcatggCATATTCAGATTttttcattgttgacatatgcacCGATGCACCAAACTTGTACTGATGCTCTAAACGTTTTATTTCAAATGAAATTATTGCTTTCCATTTGTGTACAGTTAGGCTAATCTTGTCCGTATATTAGCTAAAGTCGATGTCATGGGACCAGGTAAGGTCATTTTATTGTACTTAACCATAGAGGACACTGGGTATCAGTTGGTGCATGACAAGTGAAACTTGACTTGACTTTAACTGCCCAACCCATCTTGTCTGTCCAAGTTGGCTAAACTTGGTTTTTTTCATGGTTGACCCTGTCCCATCACTTTCTTGTATTAGAGTAACATAGTCAAAATCATCTTGAGCTTGAAGGAACATTGTTGTGTGAAACTAGCATTATGTTCTCATCTAACTATTATTAGGAAATCAAGATCTTGGGCTGAGTTTTGTGAAATCAAAATTTCTTGAATATATTCTAGCTTTTACTGTTGAAAACaccattctttttttttattcacatatatcatgaatatcCCTTTTGTGGCTCgccaaaagaaaaaaacaaaagattaTCGTCTGATTACAAAATCATGCCACATCTTGTAAATAAAAAATGTATgttttaaatcttgcttcatttagtAGTTCTCTAATTGAATTCGGAAACAATGAATTTTTGGATGAGTTCTAAAGATTCACAGATTGTGATAAGAGAAATTTGTGCGAGATGTTTGTATTTGTTTGCTGACTTTACTTCTCAATTGACTGAAGGGAAGGGGCAGCAGAATCTATTTATAAAGAGAGATGCATTGCCATAAATGATGGACTAAGTTGGGCAAAGTACATGTCCATCTCTGGCTCTCCGGAGGATGAGTATGACATCATTACATTACAATACACAGAGGAGGGGTTGTTAAGCATAGATGAGAATCGGAATGGCCATGCTGCAGCTTTTGGCGATGAtattgccattgagagcttggcaaCAGAGTTCCGACGGGAAGTATATGTGGTGAGTGTCATGCTCTGATAAAGTAGTCTGTTTATTCTTTTGGTCCATAAGTCTATTCTAAGGCCACTTATTAATTTTACGAAACCCTGTTTCATGATTGCTAAGTTGTGCCTCCTGTGTTTTGTCGTCTTTGTTACTTTTTCAGGTTCAAGCACATGGGTCGGATGCAATGGTGGATGAAAACGATTGCGTCTTCTTTCTCCCCCACAGTCCCAGGGTTCAAATCTGTGAACCTCCCATTTTTCTGTTTATGAAGGGAACAGGTAAACAGAATTTTGCAACAATATGGTGCAATGCCTGATATTCGATCTCTGTTCTGGTTAACATGTTGTAATTTATTCCTCCCAATTTAAGTTGTATTGCTTTCGTTGTTGCTATATTCTACTCTCCTGGCGAAGCCTTATACAATTTCATAGATCTCACACTTGAAATTCCGGCCCCTTCTAGCCCATCATcctcttctttatttttttttaacttaagccCGAGATTAATTATTGCTATTAACTTATGTTTTAGACTGTTTATAGCTTCTACAATTTACTttttgaagaaagaaaaagtgTGAGCATCAGCGTAGGACAGGTTTTCTTTTTCATCAGAATGTGTTGGACTTTCTTGAATGCATCACAGTTGTTTCTAATATATGACTGTTCAAACAAGTGTGGGCAATTGTTGTTGCCTCGAATGTTTGTCTTTCTGAGCTTTTCAGATAATGTGTGCTGAAATGTTCCAAGTAGCATATAGCCTAGCATGGTGTCATCAACTTAGGTTGGGTTTGTCATTGGACTGCTAAATTCGTTTAGTTGCTGGGACCAGTTTAACCTGCTCCTGATCCTACTTCTATGGACTGATTCAAGGTTTGTCAACATCTTGAAGATTCCAAGATCGGTGGTGAATTGAGCATTGTCAATGATTTGGTGGACCTGACATGTAGACTTTTAGATATGAGCTTTTTATTTAAGGcttttttttatagttttatcttctaatatttgaaatttcaagtGACATTACCGAATAGTTATAATTCATGTTGTTTTAGATAATTCACATGTCTGTCAAAATAGATCTAGACAAAGTGCCATGCCTCAAAATTTCCGATTATAATTTTATATCTGCTAAATATGTAATCTTGCCATGATTTTACCAAAATTATCAGAATATGAATTATGTGGGTGATGGTTAACCGTACAAACATCTACTGTTGCTGTTGATTTATTCTGGGTATGCAGTGTATTCATCCTATGACAAGTTGTATGCTTTGACAAGTGCAGTTAGATGTCAGTCTCTTATCTTGTCCTTTGTCCTTGTTCTAAATGTTAAAGACAATCTACATTGTGGTGTGTTACAGGTTGGTGTGGTGCGGGAGCTGACCATTACGAGCCTTTAATAGCCAATCCTCTTCCTCTTATTTCCCAGGACAAGGCTGCCGTCGTACTGTGAGATGCATCCATTGCCAGATTTTGTGGAGCTGAGCTGGGCTGTGTCTTAGTTTTTTCCTCATGGACATTATTGGCTCATTATTGTCGAGGGCAATTATTGATTCTTTTTCTGTATTATTTTTTGAACATGATCCAATTTGGATCGATGCTGACTCTGACCAACCCCTTGCGCTGTTTCTGTATCGGTATTGCTAGTTTAAAGTGGTGAGAGATTTCTCGGAGTCGTTTTCGACTACTCTCGTTCCGAAGATCTTGATTGTTATGATCAGAGtcatgttttctctttttttttttctttttttttggtcttTTTAGATTGATATCATGAGAGTGGCAATGTTTGAACTCTCTCGTTTGTTAAGACAAATTAATTCAAGCACATGCctccttttgaattattttgttgATCTCATGGATGTGGCCAGAGCTGTAGCTGTCGATGCAAGAAGCTTTGTTTAATGGTGTAAGTTGATATCATTGTTCTTATTAGTCGGAGCTGGTTTTAATCACATTAAGCGATATATAGGGATTATTCCAATTTATTTTCCTCGTTAGCATGCATCCTCGAGGGAAGTCTTTGTTAGTTTGTTTGTTTCGGCTCTGACAACTCTTGTATGTGGGGGCCGCCGCATCAGTTGCCTCCCTCCTCCAACAACACAATGAAGAGCCGACGTGCAGTCCATCCAATAGGGGCTTGTAGGGAAAAGAAATGGATTTGTAAACAACCAAACACATGAACAAACTATTAAGTGGAGGACCTATAGACATTAAGATTATCAATTGATGATGCATAATATAAATGTCTTATGAACGAAGTCTTCATAATTATTATGATTTGGTTCTTCTATATATATCTTATATAtctctaaatttttttaatagagagcaagatttaagaaatacttatggTACTCTTGAAACTCTCTTTACAGTATTTAGAAAAGATACTCTCTAGCTTTAAGATGTTTAGAAAGGGTAAAGAGGGTGAGAGAAAAGATAAATTGTATGGGGTTTATGTGAGAGAGAGTGTGTAAAGAAATTTGTACTCAGTGAGGGTAACTCAAAGAGTTTTATAATTAATCTTGTATCGTGAAGAATTTGATTTAGACATTAAtcttgatagcagataagatttcctcaatagAGTAAAGGATTTTCATCAGAGTCGAGAGATTTCtcatatagttagggaaatcttatatGCTCTTAATTGTtaatctcttgatatttttttgattttttgaaattcttCTCTCCCTTTCCAACAATAAGATACTATTGCAAAACCAAATGACACCCAAGAGCTTCTAAGGGTGTTAAGATGCTTGAC
The window above is part of the Musa acuminata AAA Group cultivar baxijiao chromosome BXJ2-6, Cavendish_Baxijiao_AAA, whole genome shotgun sequence genome. Proteins encoded here:
- the LOC135614430 gene encoding heavy metal-associated isoprenylated plant protein 7-like; its protein translation is MGEEEKKPEQGKKEEPKAKEENKEEGKGEDGKKGGGEGEKKEGGGEEKKADEPPPPPPEEIVMRVYMHCEGCARKVKRSLKGFEGVEDVKTDCRTHKVVVKGKKAAEDPMKVVERVQKKAGRKVELLTPLPPPKPEKKEEEKKEEEKPKVEEKKEEPQVIAVVLKVHMHCEACAQEIKKRILKMKGVQAAEPDLKASQVTVKGVFDPQKLGEYVYKRTGKQAVVAKQEPAEKKAEDDKGGGGDAAKDEKKADEAGGGNAEGEKKEEKDGGGGQGGGDEKDKKEGGGAAEDGAAPATKVVELVRNEFYQYYPRYPGVGYVGYAYPPQIFSDENPNACAVM
- the LOC135614431 gene encoding uncharacterized protein LOC135614431, with amino-acid sequence MGKLLSNSAAVAETLNPSPSLLQWPDPDPIHTPEAADPATAAFAWAAVSGLDEQQRRRLEKIHARGVFWKNPRDAEAPGVAFRLEHGGDVEADGNCLFTAARRAMGPKTAGARELRQRAVRRFLEDYGSADGAAREAADVAIRHLYSPDLKAGWGIHVVQEVKLLAKKADREGLDASIQELVDLGLQREGAAESIYKERCIAINDGLSWAKYMSISGSPEDEYDIITLQYTEEGLLSIDENRNGHAAAFGDDIAIESLATEFRREVYVVQAHGSDAMVDENDCVFFLPHSPRVQICEPPIFLFMKGTGWCGAGADHYEPLIANPLPLISQDKAAVVL